From Longimicrobiaceae bacterium, the proteins below share one genomic window:
- a CDS encoding GspMb/PilO family protein encodes MTWPALSARDRRALRLGALLLVPALLWVFAVGPYLRALDQAETRLEAERSLLLRERDLLVAARAYPEEFEAGAELLLEEAKRLVPGEDVGAAGPHFATYVRRLARIGAVRAKRMELEPPRPAGGGITAIPLRLSGESDLEGVLTLLHLLETGPQLVHVERLRIEGGRSEPAWGAVNADMPEVLSFEMSVSGFTLAAPREPSAEEGESRP; translated from the coding sequence ATGACCTGGCCCGCGCTTTCCGCCCGCGACCGCCGGGCCCTCCGCCTGGGGGCGCTGCTCCTCGTCCCCGCGCTGCTCTGGGTCTTCGCGGTCGGCCCGTACCTCCGCGCCCTCGACCAGGCCGAGACCCGGCTGGAGGCGGAGCGCTCGCTCCTGCTCCGCGAAAGGGACCTCCTGGTCGCGGCCCGGGCGTACCCGGAGGAGTTCGAGGCCGGCGCGGAGCTCCTCCTGGAAGAAGCGAAGCGGCTCGTCCCCGGGGAGGACGTCGGCGCGGCGGGCCCGCACTTCGCCACCTACGTCCGGCGCCTCGCCCGCATCGGGGCGGTCCGCGCGAAGCGGATGGAGCTGGAGCCGCCCCGCCCGGCGGGGGGAGGGATCACGGCCATCCCCCTGCGGCTCTCCGGCGAGTCGGACCTGGAAGGGGTGCTGACGCTGCTCCACCTGCTGGAGACGGGGCCCCAGCTCGTCCACGTGGAGCGCCTCCGCATCGAGGGGGGCCGCTCGGAGCCGGCCTGGGGGGCGGTGAACGCCGACATGCCGGAGGTCCTGTCGTTCGAGATGAGCGTGAGCGGCTTCACGCTGGCGGCCCCCCGGGAGCCGTCGGCGGAGGAAGGGGAGAGCCGGCCATGA